From the genome of Peptococcaceae bacterium 1198_IL3148:
GCGGATTTACCGATTTCACACATACCCGGGCAACCATCTAAACAGGTTACACACATACCCGAGAAGGAACAAACATCCTTACCGGTACGGGTTTTGGTCATGGTGGCCGCACTGGCGTTAATTCCATTACTGTAAGACATGAATAAACCATCCTTCCATTTGACATCTTTAATATATTATTTTAGTAATAAGTGAGGTACTGTTTTAACTCCCAAGGATGTACCTCAGCTTGAAACTGGTTCCATTCCTTTTGTTTGGCTGATAAGTAACCGCTGAAAATACGTTTTCCCAATGCATCAGCCACAATATCATTATTTTCTAGAGCAATTAAGGCTTCCCCTAAATTACTCGGTAAACTAACGGGCTTTACCCCTGGTGAACAGTTATTATTTTCCGCTAACCTATCCGGCGGTATAATACCGTTTTTAATACCATCCAACCCACATTTTAATGCCACTGCGATGGCTAAATAGGGGTTACAGGTGGGGTCTGGATTGCGCAAAACCAAACTGGTCTGTTGCTCCCTTTGGGTTGGCACTTTAATGCTGGCACTGCGATTTTCATCGGACCAAGCCGCTAAATATGGAGATAACTCACAGGGTACCAAACGTTTGTATGAATTAACCAATGGATTGGTAACGGCGGTCATGGCGGCAGCGTGTTTTATGATGCCACCCATAAAATGATAGGCGCCCTCACTTAGTTGTAATTTATTCTCTGGGTGATAAAAGGCGTTTTGCTCACCTTGCCATAGAGAAAGGTGCAGGCTCATGCCGGAACCACTGTATTTAGCTATGGGTTTAGGCATAAATGACGCGTGCAAACCATGGCGCTGGGCAATGGTGCGCACCACAAATTTAAAAGTCACAATTTTGTCCGCCGTTGCTAACGCATTATCTTCTTTAATGTAAATTTCATGTTGCCCCGGTGCAATTTCGTGATGGGATGACGCAATATCAAAACCCATTTCCTCCAGTGTCAACACCATATCCCGGCGGGCATTCTCGCCTAAATCCACCGGGCTTAAATCACAGTAACCTGCTTCATCATGGGTAACGGTGGTGGGCTTACCGCGTTCATCTAAATTAAACAAGTAAAATTCAATCTCCGCCCCCACCTGACATTGGTAGCCCAGTTGTTTAGCTTCTTTTAACAATTTTTTCAGCACTGAACGGGAACAAGCATCAAAGGGTTGACTATTTGGCCCGTACACATCGCATATCAGACGGGCAACTGCTCCTTCCCTAGGACGCCAAGGAAAAATCGTAAAGCTCGTTGGGTCGGGAATTAGATAAATGTCGGACTCCTTGTTGCCAACTAAACCCTCGATTACCGAACTGTCAAAGGGTATTTGCCCAGCTAACGCCCGTTCCAGTTCTTCCACTGTCACGGCAATGTTTTTTAGTGCCCCAAATATATCGGTAAATTGCAAGCGAATAAATTTAACGTTGCATTCCTGGGCCTTTTCTAAAACATCCTCTGCTGTAAAAGTTGTCAATTTAACCACCACCTATTTTTAATTGGTAAAAAATACAAAACGTCCTAACCAAGCCTGTTCCCATAAATAGGCTTGGTTAGGACGTCGTTGCCCTAATAATATGTATTAACTTAATCTGCCTTTCAGTATAAATACATTCCGCTAACAATTCAATAACTCTAAGATAATAATATTGTATACATTTTAGTAGCAATTGGTGACACTTAATCGTGCAACATTTTAATAATGGCCCTGGCCACCTTCACCATCGGCACGCATTTGTCCATAGCTAGTTTACGCATGTATTGGAAGGCTTTGCTTTCGGAAAGACCCCGCTTTTCCATTAATAGTCCTTTGGCCTGTTCAATTACTTTTCTTTCTTCTAGGGTTACTTTTAAACTTTTTACCTCTTGTTCCAATTGGCGTAGCCGGTTAAAATTTTGAATGGCGATCTGCACCGTTGCTTCCAATAACAGGTCACCCATCCCTGGGGTAATTAAACCGAAAAGGCAGATTGTCTTTAATGATTCTAGCCACTTTATATCCGTTGCAATAATAATTACCGGAGCTATTCTTTGTTCCTCTATTATCTTGACCGTTTCCGTTCCCAGTGCAATGGAAAGTAAGATAACATCCGGTTGTGTCTGGGAAATATAGCGCAAGCCGGCTCGCCCATCGACGGCTTCAGCAACCACCATATGCCCAGTAGCAATTAACTGTTCTTTAATCTTTTTGCTACTATTATTATCAGGATCTATAATTGCCACCCGAATATCATACACAGCAGACTCCCCAATTCTTACAATGCTACACAAATAAAATATTCTGCTATTACTGTGACAATTCCTTCTGTAACAAAGTAATACTGCGCATTTTTGAGTCCCTAAGTTCCCTAAACATTTGGCGAGCAGAAGGGTCAGTAATTTGGGCCATTAAGCGATTATATAAATTATGATTCTCCATCTCTAACCACATCAGGTTGTTAAGCCACTGGCGCAAATTTTTATTTGTATCCGATCCTAAAATATCAAAAATTCTACCATGATGATTGCGAGCGCACTGTTCCAAATCATTAAATAAAGCTTTAATTTGAGGATCATTAATGACTTTTGCCGCCTCAGCAAACATGGCAGCGGTTTCTTTTTCTTTACTTTTCATAATAAACAAAGCAGTGTTGAGCTCGGTGCCGGTAGATATCAACACATCACCACCAATTATTCTTTATAACTAAAGCATAAATTGCCATGCCCATCTACACTGGCTAAGTATACATCTTCCAATCTCGCTACCCCTTGCTTATATAATTCCTGCCGCAACCAGTGTACATCATAATTTAAACGGGCTAAATTATCTTTTAATATTTGCCCATCTTCAATTAAAAGGGATGGTACTGCCACCGGCGTCAATTGTTGGCCTAAATCTCCAGATGTTACCGGCCAAAAGTGAGATTTGGGAATAATGCTGATCTTGCCACAGGTTTCTAAAATGGCATATTCCACCTGAGAAACATCTGACAGCCCAGCACACCTTAGCTCCGCCAACAACATCCATGACGGTATCATCGCCCGCCTCATATTTTTGCGCAACACCTGACCATTTTCTACCAGCAATAACGCCTGCCCAGAAACCAGCCTAGACAGTTTAGCATTCATTACCGCCAAGCGGGAGATACCGAAATGGCAAATCATCACTGCCAGCATCGAAACCAGCGCATGGACAAAGGGAACATTTTCGTTTACTAAAGGCGCCGCTGCCAACCCACCAAATAACCACATGACCACAAAATCATAGCCTGCAAAAACCCCAGTGGTGCGCCTTGGTAACAAAAGGTTGACCGCTAAAAAAATCAGTGCCACACCCAGCGCTTTAAGTACAAATAATATGAGTTCTTGCATGGTATCACCACCACTAATGACTGCAGGCATATAAAGTACCATCGGGAAGCAGCGCTGCAAAAAAAACCTTTTGTGGCGTAGAAAATCCCTGTTTTTGCAACTCTATGGCCAACCAAGACTGGTCTAAGGCTAAACGCTGTAAATTTTCTTCTATTACTGCACCATCATATATTAATTGCGTAGGTGGGCAGGCTAATTTCTCTGGCAAATTAAGCTGTTGACGATATGCCGGCTGGGCCTCCATCTTCTTAATAACGCTAACTTTTCCGGTACCTTCAAGATAGGCATTTTCTACATCAGCCAGATTAAAAACACCCTGAAGTCTTAGTTGCCCCAGTAGATTTTCAATGGTCAAATTAGATTTACGCAGGTTATTTTTTTGCATACGCCCATGGGCAATTAATGCAACTGGTTTGGAGCTCATTATTCGAGGAACTTTTAAATCGAGATATGAAAGGAATATCCCTATGGATGTTAAAACAGCAATTGTTGCTAAGCCCATCACTAGGGATGTGTCGGG
Proteins encoded in this window:
- the glnA gene encoding type I glutamate--ammonia ligase encodes the protein MTTFTAEDVLEKAQECNVKFIRLQFTDIFGALKNIAVTVEELERALAGQIPFDSSVIEGLVGNKESDIYLIPDPTSFTIFPWRPREGAVARLICDVYGPNSQPFDACSRSVLKKLLKEAKQLGYQCQVGAEIEFYLFNLDERGKPTTVTHDEAGYCDLSPVDLGENARRDMVLTLEEMGFDIASSHHEIAPGQHEIYIKEDNALATADKIVTFKFVVRTIAQRHGLHASFMPKPIAKYSGSGMSLHLSLWQGEQNAFYHPENKLQLSEGAYHFMGGIIKHAAAMTAVTNPLVNSYKRLVPCELSPYLAAWSDENRSASIKVPTQREQQTSLVLRNPDPTCNPYLAIAVALKCGLDGIKNGIIPPDRLAENNNCSPGVKPVSLPSNLGEALIALENNDIVADALGKRIFSGYLSAKQKEWNQFQAEVHPWELKQYLTYY
- a CDS encoding ANTAR domain-containing protein is translated as MYDIRVAIIDPDNNSSKKIKEQLIATGHMVVAEAVDGRAGLRYISQTQPDVILLSIALGTETVKIIEEQRIAPVIIIATDIKWLESLKTICLFGLITPGMGDLLLEATVQIAIQNFNRLRQLEQEVKSLKVTLEERKVIEQAKGLLMEKRGLSESKAFQYMRKLAMDKCVPMVKVARAIIKMLHD
- a CDS encoding DUF421 domain-containing protein; this translates as MQELILFVLKALGVALIFLAVNLLLPRRTTGVFAGYDFVVMWLFGGLAAAPLVNENVPFVHALVSMLAVMICHFGISRLAVMNAKLSRLVSGQALLLVENGQVLRKNMRRAMIPSWMLLAELRCAGLSDVSQVEYAILETCGKISIIPKSHFWPVTSGDLGQQLTPVAVPSLLIEDGQILKDNLARLNYDVHWLRQELYKQGVARLEDVYLASVDGHGNLCFSYKE
- a CDS encoding DUF421 domain-containing protein, giving the protein MDWHGFWFGASHLPWYMIALRTIIIYLAITIATGLMHFRHVGGMARHNYLVAAGIVGVAGVRILSPDTSLVMGLATIAVLTSIGIFLSYLDLKVPRIMSSKPVALIAHGRMQKNNLRKSNLTIENLLGQLRLQGVFNLADVENAYLEGTGKVSVIKKMEAQPAYRQQLNLPEKLACPPTQLIYDGAVIEENLQRLALDQSWLAIELQKQGFSTPQKVFFAALLPDGTLYACSH